The following is a genomic window from Funiculus sociatus GB2-C1.
CAAGAATTTCCCATTCTGCATCAGTGAGGCTGCTGGAATACTTCATACTGCTTAGATTCAAGGGTTGGGTGTAGCTTAATTCAGTCCCCTAAAGATGTCAAATGGGTTCTATAAAAGATTTCACACAAATCCTAGTACCATAAGTTGCTCTATTTTTTTAGCAACCATTTCTAGAAGTAGCGGCCGACTACTGTTAATAAAAAAGTGGTCGCCGGGAAGCATTTCTAGGGAAAATAAAGAACTTGTTTGCACACTCCAGCTTTCAATCATTTCTGGTGTCTCTCCGGAATCTTCTATTCCACCAAAGGCAGAGATAAAACAATCAAGGGGAGGTTCAGTTAGGTAAGTATATGTTCCACAGATTGAAAAATCGGCTCGCAAGATGGGCATTAACAGTTGCATCAATTCATAATGTTCTAGCACCTGTTTGGGTGTACCATTCAATTGACGTAGCTCTGACAAAAATTCAGGTTCTGGTAGCGTATGAATTAAAGGATTTCGATCGGGTATCTGAGGCGCACGGCGACCCGAAATGAAGAGATGATTTGGGGTTGGCGCTTGCTCGGAGCGGAGTTTACGAGCCAGTTCAAACCCGATCAGCGCACCCATACTGTGACCGAAAAAAGCGAAGGGAATATCCAAATAGGGATGGATAATTTCTGTTAGTGTCTCGACCAGAGGTGAGAGATGAGTAAAGGGTGCTTCCTTAAGCCGATCTTCTCGACCAGGGAGTTGAATAGTACAAACTTCTATGTACGATGGTAAGCTATTCGACCATGTGCGAAAAATTGAAGCAGCGCCTCCAGCATACGGGAAGCAGAATAAGCGAAAGTATGCTTGTGGATTCGGATTAGGACATCTAACCCAAGAATTAAAAGTTGGTGTAGTCACAATTGGCGGTGTTACAGATACGTCTCCAAGCCACTAGAACGGAGCGATCGCTTTATAGTCGCTGCGACTTAACTGCGGCTATCGCTGGACTGCTGAGCAGGGTTCTGTTGTAAAAACTTGCAAAAATACTATTTGTCGTGGTATTTCAATTTATAGCATCGCTACAGATAGTGCTTGAAAAATTTTTGGCAATAGAGTTCTGAAAGCCCTCAACTGCCCGCGCCACACCGTCTTCTGACCGAATCTGCTGGCTCAAGGCAGCCACGCGAGCCTGCATGGTCTTGTCACTGGTAGCGGTATGGATAGCGTCTGCTAACCGCTCTACAGTCAGCTGTTTTTTCGGAATCGGTGGCGGTCCTACCCCTAAATCAGCAACCCGCTGCCCCCAAAAGAAGGTTTCACCAAAGGAGGGTACGATGATTGAGGGTAAACCAGCACGCAGACCAGCAAACGTTGTCCCCGAACCGCCATGATGAACCATAGCCGCCATTTGCGGTAAGAGCCAGTCATGGGGAGCCGAGTCCGATGTGACACACAACACCTGATCTGACAATTCAGGATTGCTCAGACCCCCCCACCCCATATCCAAGATTGCCCGCACTCCCGTAAGAGCTATTGCTTCCAGCACCAACTTTGTCAGCGCTTCCGGGTTACGGTCAATTATACTGCCGAAGGTGACATACACCGGGGGTGAACCAGCAGCTAGGAAATCAACGAGATCGGCTGAGGGCTGCCAGTCCGGTGGGCGATCCAGAAACCAGTAGCCGGTAACGTACACCCAATCGGGCCAGTCCGGCGGCTTGGGAAGCACGGCAGGGCTGTAGCAGTAGAAAGTGGGCGACTTATAGAACCAACTAGGGACTGTGAGCGGCATGGGGGGCAGATTCAATGTTTTTTGCCGCCACTGGTTAACCGAAGACCGAATGGATTGCCAGACAAGTTGCTGAAACAAGATGTAGGTTAGCCAGTTGTAGGTGCCGCCCAAACGCAGCCCGGTCGGGGCCCAAGGAATGGGGAAAGCACGAGTCTGGGTTGCTGGATTAGTCCATGCGCTGTAAAATGGCACGCCCAATTTTTCCGCGATATGGTAGCCCGCGATCGCCAGTGGCATACTGATAATCGCTTCCGCTCCCTGACAGGCACGCCACGAGTCAGCTAGTAAGTCTTCCATGATCGGGCCGATGAAGTTACCGATAAAGTTGCGTGTGAAGCGAATGGTGTTGCGACCGGATTCTGAAAAAATGACTTGCCCCTCTTCTGTTGCAAACAATTCCTTGAGATTGCCAGCCAAGGGGGCGAAGTCTAGCCCCTGGCTACGCACAAAATTCTCAAAGATGGCATGGGTGGCCAAACAAACTTTATGACCTGCCGCTTGCAACCCCAGCCCTAGAGCTACGTAAGGTTGTACATCACCACGCGAACCAATTGTCAAAATCGTGATGTGCATATTTCCTCCTAGTTATTAGCACGGTTGGGACACTGGGACAATTACGGTTGCTCCTTAAATAAGATTGAGTTAGTCAACACATCTAAAACACCTCCGTCATAATTACTGAATTTTTATAAAACTAGTGAGTCGTGCTGTTGATCGTAACGAGTTGACCATCTTCCATATGAACAATACGGTCAGCAATATCAAGAATGCGATTATCGTGAGTCACCATGAGAACAGCACACCCCTGTTCCTTAACCAATTGCTGCATGAGTGTCACTACGTCTCGACCCGATTTACTATCCAAAGCGGCAGTAGGTTCATCAGCTAGAACCAGCTTGGGATGACACACTAAAGCGCGTGCGATCGCTACCCGCTGTTTTTGTCCTCCTGATAGATTTTCTGGATAGTAATTAATCCGGTTCCCCAACCCAACAGCCTCAAGTGCATCTGCTGATTTTCTACGTGCTTCGAGAATAGGAACATTTTCATGTAATTTAATAGACATTTGTACATTTTGTTGAGCTGTTAATGAGCGCAGCAAATTGTGAGATTGGAAAATATAACCAATATGGCGACGGATTTTGATGAGTTGTGCATCACTGGCTCCCCGAATCTCTTGGTCAAGAACTTTAAGGCTTCCTTCATCAACAGAGCGCAACCCCCCAATCAAAGTCAATAAGGTTGTTTTTCCCGAACCAGAGGGCCCCGATAAAATAACTATTTCTCCGGTTTTGACTTCTAAATTGATATTAGACAAAACTCGTTTGCGTAATGCTCCATTACCAAAGTAATGATTGAGATACTTAATAGAGACAATAGATTTTTGATCCATTAGCTTTCTAGAGTTTGTATGCGTAAATCTTTAAAAAATATCTGCTGGATCTGTACTACGCAGTCTCCGGACAGCAATAAAACCAGAAATAGCACACATCACTATTGTCAATAGCAATACTATTAAAGCTCGGTCATAGGTCATTGCAATAGGTAAAAATGTAGCATTTTTAGTTAAATCGTACAGCCCTAGTGAAAGAGCAAATCCAGGGATATAACCTAAAACTGCAAGAATAATGGCTTCTTGGAAAACAACTAATTCTAAATATAAGTTTTTATATCCCATCGCTTTTAAAGTCGCGTATTCTGAAAGGTGATCGGAAACATCTGTATAAAGAATTTGATAAACTATAACTGTACCAACAATGAATCCCATTCCTACACCTAAAGTAAAGATAAAACCAATTGGTGTACTTGTTTTCCAGTAGCTTTTCTCAAAATCTACAAAACCTTGATGGGTTAAAACTCTAACATCTTTAGGTAAAGTAGCTTCTATCTGCTTAAGAATTTTTTGAGCATCAGCATTAGGTTTAAGCTGAATAAGTCCAATATCGATTTCTCCTAATTTACGATCTCTAAATAGATCCAAAAAATTTAAATCATTCACGATTACATTTCCATCAGCTCCAAAAGAAGGACCTAGTGTAAATAAACCAACAACGTTGACTCTTCTCCCGCCTAATTCGGTAGTAATGAGTTTACCCTGCTCAAATTCTGGAGCAATAGATCCATACTCTTGACGAGAAGCTCGATCGAACAAAATATTTTCACTAAGTTTAAGCTTATCTATATTCTGGGCGACTTCCGGCAATTTAAAAACAGAATCTCCTGGTCGAAAGCCATAGACATATATGGCTCGAAAGGTTCCATCTTCAGGATTTCTCCAATCTCGAAAGCCAACATATATAGGGCTAATAGATTCAACGCCATCAAAGCTCAAAACTTGATATAAACGTCGCCAAGAAAAAGTTCTCGTATAACCCAGAGACTTAGAACGAGTGCTGAGCAAAACTAAGTCGCCTTGCAAACTCTGATGTAGTCGTGTAGCGCTATCATAGAGAGCAGCTTGAAATCCTAATTGCATAAACATGAGAATAACGGCAAAAGCAATGCCTGCTAAAGCAACCAGCAGACGAAGTTTTTCTCTAGTTAGTTGCAGCCATGCTAAAGGTATATCAAACATTATTGCTCTGGTTTATTAAGAGGAAAATTTATTAATAGTTTTATTGTTTTCAGGGGCATCTACATATCAATTACTACATTAACCTGTAAATTGGTTAAAGCTGAAACTCTTTGGCTATCCGCTGGGTTTAGACTAATTTTTACCTCAACAATTCTCCGATTCACGTCGGCGGTGGGGTCGGTACTTAAGACATCTTGTGGATTAACCTGTAGCCCGATTTGAGTGACTGTTCCGGATAAATTGCCTGGGAAAGCATGGCTAGTAATAGTAGCTTTTTGCCCAACTTTTACTTTGCTAACATCTAATTCATAAACCTCTGCAATTACATTCATCTGATCTGTTTGTCCCAAAGCAACAATGCCTTTATTACCAGCTGTCTCTCCGGGTCTGGTATTAATTTTTAAAATTTTTCCCTCTATAGGCGCTCGAATATAGGCTAGCTCTGAATCTGCTTTAGCTTTCTTCACATTGGCAAGCGCTCTATCAATTTCAGCTTGAGCAGCTTGCACATCTGTAGGACGAATCTCAGCCATTTGATTTAGAGTTGCTTGAGCAGCTTTTATTTGCTGTTGAAAAGTTGATTGAATCCGGTTTTGATTAACTTGGGCTTCATTTAGCTGCTCTTGTGTCGTTTTCATGAGCAGCTGCTTGCTATCTAATTGTGAAGCTGTAACTGCACCGCTTTGGAACAATTTATCATAACGTTGGTACTCGATTCGAGCGTTGTTAAACTGAGCCAAAAGCCGCGCGATCGCTTGGTCTTGAGCGGCTTGTTGTCCAGCCAATTCGGCTTCTAAGCCTTCAATAGTCGCTTTTTGAGCTTCCAATTCTCCTGTTTTGGCTCCAGCCTTTACTTTAGCAAGATTGGCTTGAGCGACTTTGACATCTTCTAAAGCCAGTTTTACAGATGTTTGGAGATTTTCCAGGCTATCCAAAATAGCGATCGCTTGTCCTGTTGTAACTTTATCGCCTTCCTTGACTAAAAGTTTGGCAACTCGACTTGCTCCCAATCCATTAAGAGCAGTAGGCGCAGACAAGTAAACTACTTCCCCTTCTGGTCTTAAATGTCCTAAAGCAGAAACGGCTTTATTTGTGGGAGCGATCGCTACAGGATTTGATAAGGAGGCGGACTCACTGCGTTGGAATCTCAATACATATTGTAAAGCAGCTCCGCTAAGGGCTAAAGCTGTGACAACTGTAGCAATGATAGTCCATCGTCCTGAAGGCTTCAAAAAGGGTTTATTTTTTGAAATAGAATCAGGCTTCATAGTTTATTGACTGCTTCTCCATTGCTCCAATTTCTCAACCCTGGCGCGAAACTCATCTTAAACCGCCAGAAGCTTATTGTCTTAATTGGAATGAGTCAATTCAGGAAATATCCGATGTGTGGTTATCGTTCATAAAGACAGACCTCTAGACGAACAAGAGAACACTTCACAAAACTCAAGGTAAACGTATCTATAATTCTGTGGAAAAGTGCATCCCGCTTTTGTCACCCACACCCTCAAGAGTGAGACGACACCTATCGTCCGCTGAGGCGGACTTAAGACATAGCCTGCTAGTCACGGCGAGAGTTTGTTCGCCCTTGACTTTATTTGTCAGGTGTTTATAGCCATATTCAGCTTCATTGACTCATGAGATTTTGCGGTTCAAAGATTAATTGATGCAACTCACTCGTTCAATGAGGCTTTTATCCAGGCAAGTGACATACATTACTATGACTTACTGCGTGATTTTATCAGGCTAGTCTTTACAAGATGGAGATTGGACGAATGACCGATATAGTAGCGCTCCAGGTAAGTGAGTTAGCCGCGCAATTGCTTATTCTTGGGGAATTTTGGGGATTTATAGCTCATCGTTGAGTTCTATACTAGAATGCCAATTTAGTTTTTTCAAGTAGTCTTTGCTACTTTTTTCAGATGAAGTTGATAAAAAAGCCGAAAACCTACTTGCCAAATGAATGAAAATATATCAAAAGGATGATGCAAATAATAATTTTTGCTGAAACTCCGAACCTTATGCTCTCCTCGAAGCTAGTTTTTAGCTTTTTTCTTTCTCCAGATAGTTAGTTACAAACTTTGCTGTTAAACACTTCTATCCTTTCTCTAGTACTCTGATGTATCCATAACAACATACTTATTTAACATTGAGTATGCCTTTGGGCTGATCCAGTAGAAACACGTAGTCATTTATGTTGTTTTGATGAAGTTGCGAAAAACAACTAGACATATTTATGAAAAGTATGCTAGCTTTCCGTTAGAAAATCGCCAAAAGATCCATTTTCAACAAAGTGTTCCGAGCCTGAGAGAGGGCAAATAAACTTTTCTCTAACCGCCAAAACTTGCAACTCTACATGAGATGTTTTTGATTGTAAAAATATCTGAAACCTTAGTAATGTCGAGTATTGCAGACTTATGAACAAGCAAAAAATACCAAGTGTCTGGCTTTCATCTTGGGTATCAAGGGTTACATATTTGATGAGATTTACAGTATGTTTCTCAAGAAAGTCTATCTAGAAAATGTTTTTTTGAGAATCGTTCAAAGGTCGAAAGCTTTTTGATTTCCACTGTTATCTGTCTGTACAGGTAACAAATATAAACTATAAAAATCTAGCTTCAGCGAAGTAAAGAGCTGAATGAATTAGTTTTTATAGAAACTTGGATAAAGTATATTTATTGAACAAATAAATATTTACTGAATTTTTGGGATAACCTGACAGGAGAGTAAACAAAGTTACGGTTTTTTCAATAGAAAATTAGGTTGATTCGGTGAATTGTCCCTAAAGGAAATGAACTGATATCCATAGGGAAGCAGGTATTTGAAGATATTCTTAGGAGTACGGAATGACTACTTGTTTAGATTATTCGACGGACATCGGGCATGAATTTTCGACTTTGGTAGACCTGCTGGACTACAGAGCGAAAAATCAGCCAGACTCTACAGCTTATACCTTTTTGCAGGACGGAGAAACAGAAGCTGTTACGCTGACATACAAAGAATTGGATCGACAAGCGCGAGCGATCGCATCTCAACTTCAGAGCCTGGATGCCCCAGGTTCTCGTGCTTTGCTGCTTTATCCACCAGGTTTAGAGTTCATTGCTGCCTTCTTTGGGTGTTTATATGCCTCTGTTGTAGCTGTCCCAGCATATCCACCAAGGCGCAATCAGAATATGTCCCGATTGCAAGCGATCGCATCTTCTTGCCAAGCAACAATAGCCCTCACAACCATATCCTTGTCTGGCAGCATAGAAGATCGCTTTACCGAAGATGCAGAATTCGGCAGATTGCAGTGGCTAGCCACAGATAACATCAACAGCGACCAAGCCCAGACATGGCAGAAACCAGGCTTGGGCCAGAGTACCCTAGCTTTTATTCAATACACATCAGGCTCTACGGGTACGCCCAAAGGAGTCATGATCACTCACGGCAACCTGTGGCACAACTCCGCCTTGATCCATCAGAGTTTCGCTGATACGCCCAACTCTCAGGGCGTAACCTGGCTGCCGTCCTACCACGATATGGGATTAATTGGGGGAGTGCTGCAACCCCTATATGTTGGCGCGCCGATGGTTTTGATGCCAGCAGTAGCGTTTATGCAAAGACCCTTCCGCTGGCTAGAAGCTATTTCCCGCTATAAAGCGACTACTAGCGGCGGGCCTAATTTTGCTTATGACCTTTGTATTCGTAAAATTACCCCAGAACAACGAGCAACTCTTGACCTGAGTAGCTGGGAAGTAGCTTTCACCGGAGCTGAACCCGTCCGCGCCGAAACCCTAGAGCAGTTTGCCAGCACCTTCGCTGATTGTGGTTTCCGCAAAGAAGCATTTCACCCCTGCTACGGAATGGCGGAAACAACCCTGATTGTTTCGGGAGGATTGAAAAAAGCTCCACCGATTATTCGTCAGGTTGATGGCGCAGCCCTTGAGCGAAACCGCGTAGTGGCATCTGTTGGCAAGTCGGAAAGCACCCGGACAATTGTCGGTTGCGGTCAGACTTGGTTAGACCAGAAAATCCTGATTGTCGATCCTGAGTCTTTAACCCCGTGTCTAGATACCCAAATCGGAGAGATTTGGGTATCCGGGCCGAGTGTAGCTGACGGCTATTGGAACCGACCAGAGGAAACAGAAAAAACTTTCCACGCCTATCTAGCAGATACGAAAGAAGGGCCATTTCTGCGTACAGGGGACTTGGGATTTTTGCAGGATGGCGAATTGTTTATCACCGGGCGGATTAAAGATGTGATTATCATCCGGGGGCAAAACCATTATCCCCAGGATATTGAACTGACAGTAGAAAAGAGCCATCCAGCACTGCGGCCTGGTTGTGGGGCAGCGTTTGCGGTGGAATTAAAAGGCGAACGACTGGTAATCGTTCAGGAAGTTGAGCGAACTTACCTGCGGAAGCTGGATGTGAATGAAGTAGTAGGGGCTATTCGCCAGGCTGTGGCGGCGGAACACGCTCTACAGATTTATGCAACAGTGCTGGTGAAAACTGGCAGTATCCCCAAGACTTCGAGTGGTAAAATTCAACGCCATGCTTGTCGGTCTGGGTTTCTCAGTGGAAGTTTGAATGTCATCGAGGATTGGAGTGAGAATCCTCAGGGCAAATCTAAGTTTCTCAATCTACAGGCTGAGGTCGAATCCGTATTACAGAAATTATCCACAGGCAAACAGCTAAGCTGACACGCCTTAGCCAGTCGTCATCTTAAGAGCTGTCAAGTTGAAACGAAGTTCTGTTCTAGCAACTTTCCAACCTTATAACGGCAACTGACAACAGAGTAGCTATTTTCCTTATTTTCTTTGTGGATAAGGGTGTGTATGGGAGCAGATGTGATGAAAAAAATTCTAGTAATTGAACAGCAAACCCCTACCCGAAACCGTTTTCTCAAAGGTCTTAAAGCTAAAGGTTTCTACACTATCAGTGCTGATAACGGTCGAGTTGGGGTTCATCTGGCACAGGAGAATTTACCCGATGTGATAATTTCCGGCATTATGATGTCGGAACTCGATGGTTACGATGTTCTGACGGCGGTGCGCTCTAACCCAGTGACAGCGATTATCCCCTTCATTTTTGTCACTGCCAAGCTGACTCGGAACGATCTTCGCAAAGCTATGGAACTGGGAGCGGATGACTATCTCACCAAACCCTGTAGTTTAGAAGAATTACACCGAGCGATCGCTGCCCAATTGGAAAAACAGACCGTCCTTCGGCAGTTATACTCCCAACCATCTCCGCCAGTCCCAGCAGCATCATCCACAGAAACTGCCACTATAACAATAACAACTGCCGCGGACTTAACTTTTCCCTGCAACCCTCCCTTGAGTGAGGTATTTCGTTTCATCGAGGCTAATTATCATCGCGCGATCGCTCTCGGCGATGTCGCTCAAGCAGTTGGTTACTCCCCAGCTTACTTAACTAACCTGACCCGACGACAGACCGGACAAACCGTGCAACGCTGGATAATCCAGCGCCGGATGGCAGCAGCCCGTTCCTTACTTCTAGAGACTGACCAGGCAGTAGAGCATATTGCTCCTAAAGTGGGCTATCACAATGCGGTTCATTTCTTCCGCCAGTTTCGCCAATTCCACGGCACAACTCCCCAAGCTTGGAGAAACACCAATCGCAGCTAGATCGACACAAACAAGATCGAAAGAATTGTTAGTCAGATCGACAAATTAATCATTGTAATAGCATCAAACATTTTCTAAGCTTCTTGTAGCAGCCTCTTTAATATTCTTGGGGAAGAGTAAACAAAGAGGAGATTAGATCAATGAGAACTTTTTAGCTCTCAGGCACCATTTCGCACGATAAGCGAGAAGAAATCGTCGATATCAGGTTGTCTTTAAAAAATATCTTTTTGTCATAATGGCAACCTGAAGCCAATTTTTGTCAGCTTGGTCATTAGTTCAACCGCAAATAAAGCTAATACGGCTTGAACCAAAGGCACAGGAAATTTTGAGAATTTATATCAGTTGTGCTGGAGTCTAAACAGCAGCTTTACCTACATTTATGGCACTCATTTCTTAGCCATCAGTACAACTGACAGTCAGCAAAAAACAGCACTTGAACCCCTGAAGGTTGAAACAATGCAAATCCAGAATCTTCAAGCCACAAATATGTCTACGGCTTCGGGAATGATTATCAAAGAAGCCCCGACGGCACCAGAAATTCAAGCGTGGATTGTCTCCTATCTAGCTGAACTACTAGAAATCGAGCCGGATGAAGTTAATGTCACGATTCCCTTTGACCAATACGGTCTAGACTCTTCAGCAGCAGTTGGTATGACCGGGGACATGGAAGATTGGATGGGAAGAAAACTCGATCCAACCCTACTGTACGATTACCCTACTATTCAGGGTTTGGCTAGGCATTTGGCTGAGGAATTAAAAATCAAAGTGTAAGGCTGGGGACTGGGGGCTGGAAACTGGGAACTGGAAATAAGAAATTCCTAGTGAAAGAAGAATCAACATTTGCACTCTTACGCTTTTAGGAAAAGGTTAATTATGGTAGATACAGCAACACCAGCTTTAAAATTTGAATCTTCAAGTTTATCGGAGGAGAAGGTAAAAAAGCATATCAAAATCACCGAAATCAACTATCGTCGGAACACTGATTCCGACTACACTGAGAAAATCGAGGAATTAGACAAAAACTTCAACTACAGCAGCAACAGCGATTATTATTGGAGTCAGCCGGAGCTTTCAATGCTTTACGGCACCCCACTTTATGAACAAGCCTCCGACTCCCAAAAGAAAGCTCTAAATCACGTTTATTGGGCAACGCAGTATAACCAAACTGCTGCTACCGAAGCTAATGCCGTACTTTACAATCAGGTGACTGCTGGCGTTTTTTCTCAGATGAGTGATTACACAACACTCTGCCAAGAACTAGACCTAGAAACAGAACAGGAACGTCATCACATTCATGCTTTTCACACAATTGGTTATAAAACAAAAAAAGCCCTGCTAGGGAAGACAGCATTTAGTGCGCCTAAGCAAGGGAAGTCAAACCAATTGAACAAAAATCAACCACAACTTTTCAGCTTTAACTTGCAAAGTTCGCCGATGTCGGCGTTTCAGGACACCGCCTTTCGCTTTATCACCAATAAGGTGATGCTGAAGAACCAAGCACAGTATTATTCCCACTATTTGAGAGAATTGGAGCAAAAAGGCGAGTTTATTCCAGCACAAACGACTGGCTTGTTGGGGCAAATAGCGCCAAAACCGATGTTACAGTTTTTTACCTTAAACTGTGGCAGTTCGCCCTTCTTGGCTTGCGTGTTCTACGTCACGCGGTTTTTAGCCAATATGTTGCTCAAGAACTATGAATACCGCTATGTCCAATACTACAGGGACTTAGAGAGGCAAGGCGAGTTTATCCCAGCCCCGACAGCTGTCTCCTATAACCATCTGATGGATGAATCTTTTCACACTACAACGAGCGAGCTAATCGCTCAAGATTTGTATAAGGATTTCTCGAAGCCAACAGCATATGAGAAATTCATCGCTAATGTAACGATCTATCGGGCGCAAAGTGTCGGTTTGAGCGGTCTTTCTGGGGGACTACCGG
Proteins encoded in this region:
- a CDS encoding phosphopantetheine-binding protein; translation: MQIQNLQATNMSTASGMIIKEAPTAPEIQAWIVSYLAELLEIEPDEVNVTIPFDQYGLDSSAAVGMTGDMEDWMGRKLDPTLLYDYPTIQGLARHLAEELKIKV
- a CDS encoding DevA family ABC transporter ATP-binding protein, whose protein sequence is MDQKSIVSIKYLNHYFGNGALRKRVLSNINLEVKTGEIVILSGPSGSGKTTLLTLIGGLRSVDEGSLKVLDQEIRGASDAQLIKIRRHIGYIFQSHNLLRSLTAQQNVQMSIKLHENVPILEARRKSADALEAVGLGNRINYYPENLSGGQKQRVAIARALVCHPKLVLADEPTAALDSKSGRDVVTLMQQLVKEQGCAVLMVTHDNRILDIADRIVHMEDGQLVTINSTTH
- a CDS encoding ABC exporter membrane fusion protein, with the translated sequence MKPDSISKNKPFLKPSGRWTIIATVVTALALSGAALQYVLRFQRSESASLSNPVAIAPTNKAVSALGHLRPEGEVVYLSAPTALNGLGASRVAKLLVKEGDKVTTGQAIAILDSLENLQTSVKLALEDVKVAQANLAKVKAGAKTGELEAQKATIEGLEAELAGQQAAQDQAIARLLAQFNNARIEYQRYDKLFQSGAVTASQLDSKQLLMKTTQEQLNEAQVNQNRIQSTFQQQIKAAQATLNQMAEIRPTDVQAAQAEIDRALANVKKAKADSELAYIRAPIEGKILKINTRPGETAGNKGIVALGQTDQMNVIAEVYELDVSKVKVGQKATITSHAFPGNLSGTVTQIGLQVNPQDVLSTDPTADVNRRIVEVKISLNPADSQRVSALTNLQVNVVIDM
- a CDS encoding response regulator transcription factor; translation: MKKILVIEQQTPTRNRFLKGLKAKGFYTISADNGRVGVHLAQENLPDVIISGIMMSELDGYDVLTAVRSNPVTAIIPFIFVTAKLTRNDLRKAMELGADDYLTKPCSLEELHRAIAAQLEKQTVLRQLYSQPSPPVPAASSTETATITITTAADLTFPCNPPLSEVFRFIEANYHRAIALGDVAQAVGYSPAYLTNLTRRQTGQTVQRWIIQRRMAAARSLLLETDQAVEHIAPKVGYHNAVHFFRQFRQFHGTTPQAWRNTNRS
- a CDS encoding thioesterase II family protein; this encodes MTTPTFNSWVRCPNPNPQAYFRLFCFPYAGGAASIFRTWSNSLPSYIEVCTIQLPGREDRLKEAPFTHLSPLVETLTEIIHPYLDIPFAFFGHSMGALIGFELARKLRSEQAPTPNHLFISGRRAPQIPDRNPLIHTLPEPEFLSELRQLNGTPKQVLEHYELMQLLMPILRADFSICGTYTYLTEPPLDCFISAFGGIEDSGETPEMIESWSVQTSSLFSLEMLPGDHFFINSSRPLLLEMVAKKIEQLMVLGFV
- a CDS encoding fatty acyl-AMP ligase; translated protein: MTTCLDYSTDIGHEFSTLVDLLDYRAKNQPDSTAYTFLQDGETEAVTLTYKELDRQARAIASQLQSLDAPGSRALLLYPPGLEFIAAFFGCLYASVVAVPAYPPRRNQNMSRLQAIASSCQATIALTTISLSGSIEDRFTEDAEFGRLQWLATDNINSDQAQTWQKPGLGQSTLAFIQYTSGSTGTPKGVMITHGNLWHNSALIHQSFADTPNSQGVTWLPSYHDMGLIGGVLQPLYVGAPMVLMPAVAFMQRPFRWLEAISRYKATTSGGPNFAYDLCIRKITPEQRATLDLSSWEVAFTGAEPVRAETLEQFASTFADCGFRKEAFHPCYGMAETTLIVSGGLKKAPPIIRQVDGAALERNRVVASVGKSESTRTIVGCGQTWLDQKILIVDPESLTPCLDTQIGEIWVSGPSVADGYWNRPEETEKTFHAYLADTKEGPFLRTGDLGFLQDGELFITGRIKDVIIIRGQNHYPQDIELTVEKSHPALRPGCGAAFAVELKGERLVIVQEVERTYLRKLDVNEVVGAIRQAVAAEHALQIYATVLVKTGSIPKTSSGKIQRHACRSGFLSGSLNVIEDWSENPQGKSKFLNLQAEVESVLQKLSTGKQLS
- the devC gene encoding ABC transporter permease DevC, translating into MFDIPLAWLQLTREKLRLLVALAGIAFAVILMFMQLGFQAALYDSATRLHQSLQGDLVLLSTRSKSLGYTRTFSWRRLYQVLSFDGVESISPIYVGFRDWRNPEDGTFRAIYVYGFRPGDSVFKLPEVAQNIDKLKLSENILFDRASRQEYGSIAPEFEQGKLITTELGGRRVNVVGLFTLGPSFGADGNVIVNDLNFLDLFRDRKLGEIDIGLIQLKPNADAQKILKQIEATLPKDVRVLTHQGFVDFEKSYWKTSTPIGFIFTLGVGMGFIVGTVIVYQILYTDVSDHLSEYATLKAMGYKNLYLELVVFQEAIILAVLGYIPGFALSLGLYDLTKNATFLPIAMTYDRALIVLLLTIVMCAISGFIAVRRLRSTDPADIF
- a CDS encoding glycosyltransferase, with the protein product MHITILTIGSRGDVQPYVALGLGLQAAGHKVCLATHAIFENFVRSQGLDFAPLAGNLKELFATEEGQVIFSESGRNTIRFTRNFIGNFIGPIMEDLLADSWRACQGAEAIISMPLAIAGYHIAEKLGVPFYSAWTNPATQTRAFPIPWAPTGLRLGGTYNWLTYILFQQLVWQSIRSSVNQWRQKTLNLPPMPLTVPSWFYKSPTFYCYSPAVLPKPPDWPDWVYVTGYWFLDRPPDWQPSADLVDFLAAGSPPVYVTFGSIIDRNPEALTKLVLEAIALTGVRAILDMGWGGLSNPELSDQVLCVTSDSAPHDWLLPQMAAMVHHGGSGTTFAGLRAGLPSIIVPSFGETFFWGQRVADLGVGPPPIPKKQLTVERLADAIHTATSDKTMQARVAALSQQIRSEDGVARAVEGFQNSIAKNFSSTICSDAIN